The genomic window gcgtacattatcattgtgaaataaaaactttttgagtaatatcatcgtgaagcaatatgattgtgagtaagaCAATAATATCGTGTacaattttgttgcaatttatgttatattcggaagataaaactattgaatgatgacaGAACATGTTAGgatagaacccttctaatatgctataatacacccttGCCCACAGGTTGTCTAGGTGAACTGCAGAGTCCCGAggcaatttgatttttttccaccGCCGCTTCCCTCAGTATCAAAGTACCCTTTTAATATCCCAAGCTCTACCCCGACCCAcaagttgtacaggtgaagtccCCAAGGTAAGTTAAATTGATCCGCCGCCACTTCACTGAGCATCAAGGTACCCTTCTCgttatgtatgtatgaaggATCAAATACCTTCTCTCCTTCCAGCCTCTTCTTgttcttatcttttttattaatagttgatataatatgtatgtaaagtacTATTTATTATCCTTAGCATAAATACCCTgcatgtattattatttattaatgccAGAGTAGTATGACTAATATGTTTCTAATAAGAATTGTTCTGTCCTTGTATTATTCATCCACGTCTCTTCCTcgtttctctcggtcgtcctggattcctcTAATAAATAGTGTGTGTCTCTCAACCTCGTCAAGGCACAATActtataatatcccaaaatatctCCTAGGCTATATAGGTGAAGTGCTGGTCCCCAAGGTAAGTTGCATTTATTTTCCGTGGTTTCCCTAGGCATCAATGTAGCCTTCTGAAAGCCCAAAATATACCTtggcccacaggttgtacaggtgaagtgctgggcctcaaggcagtttTAGCTCCACCGCCGCTGCGTTTCTAATTACGAAGGAACCCATCTTACATGCTATAAATACGCTGGCCTACAGGctgtatatatgaagtactGGGTCCCCAAggcaagttgaatttatccgCGCCgcttattaaacttattttcataaatttcatcTTGTTGTAATTGTAACTAGGTCATATTATCCATGAGTACTTACAGGTTGCAATCTGATGAACAAAGTACTTCATATTCATTTTCAGACTTCACCTACTCAAACTGTGGGCCAGTGTATATTATAGCatgttagaagggttccttggtgatTAGAAACGTGGCAGTTGGGGAGTTCAAACTGCCTTGGGACCCAGCGCTTCAACTACATAACTTGTGGGCCAgcatatattatagcatgttAGAAGGGGTTCCTTGGTGCTCAGAAACGTGGCGGTGGTGGAGTTTAAGCTGCCATGGGGCCCAGCACTTCAACTGTACAACCTATGGGCCAGGATGTATTTTGGTATATTAGAAGGGTACCTAGATGCTCGGGAAAGCCTCGGCGGATAAATTCAACTTTCCTTggggcccagtacttcacctatACAGCCTGTGGGCCGGGGTATATCATAGCATGTTAGAAGGGTTCTTTCTAGGCAGGTTTTTTCATGATTCAATAGCTTTATcttccgaatataatataaattgcaacaaaattgtACTCGATATTATTGTCTTACTTCACAATGATATTACTCACTTCGTTTTTGTCTCACtatgataatgtacacaacaATATTACCACGCAACAATATTACTCCaactttttaccacaatcattttacaatgAACCTACATCcttgtttttgacagatattttattacatcttATAGCAAAAGTGTTTTTCAGGGAGCACTCATGATAGGTTATGTTAGTTTCCGTATTAATTGAAAAGcaatttgaaatcaattttaaaagaaacatacaGAATAAAAATGTTGGTGCCAGTTTACGATTTgtactaataaaaaagaatttttcattatgatgataattaatcattcaaatgaattattaagttgataaaaaaaaaatagacttaatgcggatttttttatttcgtgtTTCTAGTTTGCCaagtattttaagtattaaaaattgttatccGAGATAATGTTGACAACAATTAAGcgtattttatcatatttggaTTTGACTGTACTTCTTTTTACATTTACCAAaacagaggttatgtttttgcctctacTTGTTTGTAAGTCACCAAGATTACGGCAAATGTTTTATATCGATTATAATCAAGCTTGGTACGAAGTTTATAtctggtcacagtaagaggccattaaatttttagagatcAAGGTCTAAAATaacactaaaatttaattaaaaatgaacagtcaaccataactttgaaaaacaTTAAGGTACAGGGATCAAATGTGTGTCCTTTTGTAGGCTTAAGCAGGGAGTACTAGAGAGTTCTCTATGGTACTCCCTATTTTAAGAAAGATGTTTCATAAAGCAAAAAATCGAAATTAAGAGAAATGACCAAGGCACTCCAATTAGTGCCCCTTCTGgtgttaaaagaaataataaattttaaaccagTCCTACttatatattctcaattatcatgttattaattttatcaataatcgTGCTAGGATTGCTTTTTAAGAGCACACGGAttcacctttttttaattccataacCCGTGATACCATccgtaataaaaaaattatattaaatagtatatGATGAACAAGTTAacttttgttgaataatttataattttatgaaacctGTTATACTAAATAATTAGATACTGGATTTAACATAGGCGTAAAACTCCGAAATCCTGGGAAAACGAGATATCGATAGAAAACTCCTAATACGTGTCTACGTacaaataatcttaaaatatttgcaataatacAGATTATGTATATTAACCAAGAGCTTTCCTATAAATAGAGCAATGTGCTCGAGTTTACCTGATATAATTATGctaatctttttatttagttgTGTACACCAGATATTCATATATATCGAGTTTCACTATTCAATGGTCCTTAGGACCGATTAGTCGTTCCTTCAGTCCTAGCAAGGattgatgaatataaaaacgaagaaaatgaCTAATGATCGTTACACCGtgtaataataagttctagcccCCACCCacccattcttcaaatttaaggTATCTTgcctctttgaaagaggttatgatgaaacttcatcaactAAAGTAATCTAGTCAACGTTATTATAACATTGGATGAAGTTAGTAACTAAGTCATTTCAGCTATTGTAGTTACCATATAAGACCAAAAAGGGctgacaaatttttattaggaATCAGACTGCACTCTTCTTATACCGATCCAACATGTGCCACAAgtccttaaatatattttatcaatttctttcaaattcattttaagtccataatttcttaaaaaatggtcTCAAGTCCATTGAAGACTTTAGTCTTTGATTTTGAACTCAAATCAAGTATTTCGTCTTCAAAGACTCGCGTCCAATTCGAGTCTCAAGTCCAAATCTCAGTTATGACGACTATAATCGTTCTTATCTATGAGCGTCCAGTAATTTCTAAGCGTCcagaaatatacaaattatttggaACAATTGGACTCATATTTAAAGTTTCATGGAACTGTGGTACTTCTATCCCGTAAggttaatttatttcttgtctTAACTACTCTAGAAAATGGGAATAAGGGTTgggattatttattaatataagatcaaaaattaataattcccgattaagtaatacaatttatggaaataaactgtgttatatattttcaatttgtatttagcgtagtaaatataaatgaaattgaatattttatactataactAGTAGATTAAAGACGGATCCATATCATGAATACTTATTAAgaaaatcatttgttttttgaagaaaaacaaatcttaaaatatcttGGGATAATTTACGTAACCAACttctccatatatatatatcattgaattatttcattgtatGAATCTCAtacaaaacaattttcacaatattatacataatgtcatcaatattttgaatagttGAAAAATTATGAGAATGTGTTTATTGCAAATGTATTACAGTTCCtaaaaaccaacaaaaattGGCTGGggcgaaaaaaatattgtaatcatAAATAGAGGTGACTAAGcctaaaaattgagttttaaaaaGACAATAACAAAACGAactggacaaaaaaaaaaaaaaaaaaacacgacaaagaaaaaagttagaGAGAAAACGGAATTAACAGGCAGGAAAACTGGGTTTGAACTCAGACAAAGCTTGCGAAAACTTGTGTCGTATTAAGAAAGTTGCTAAAACCTCAGCCACGCGATCTGGAACATCTTCATGAACTGCATGTCCGGCTTGTGGTAATATCTGCATTTGAAACTTCCCTTGCATTTGACCCACAGTCAAATCCTTATCAAGTCTATCCACTCCAGCTAACAAAAGCATTTTTGCAGCAGAGACAGATAGAAATTTAGATGACAGTCCCTCAAACCATCCAGGCCAATTATTCTCAGTCTTGGATAAATCAATTCTCCAAGTATATTCAGGTTCTTGCGATGGAGTTGAAGCGGGTGAAGAAAATATTGCTGAAGGCTGCGATTCACCATTTTCGTCTTCTTCAGCAATGCTGTTTGCAGCTCTAAGAGGAGGAAGACGCTTCTTTGACTCATCCTCTTTGGAAGAATCCGGAGTTATTGACTTTGTAGCTGGTTCATTTGtttgaatattctttaattGACCAGGCATAGAGACGCATGCTGACTCAAAATTCCTTGTTTGTCCAGATCGAACACTCCACTCCACTGCGTATGGAAGGGAATAAAATCGATCTGGACGACCACGTAAGAAACTTTGCATTGACCCCAGTGCTTCTAACGCTGTTCCTTCAACAACATCAATGACAACAAGACCAGAGAGAACAGCTTCTTTGAGGTAAGATGCTGTATGAACAGCAATGGCTCCTCCCATGGAATGACCGGCCAGGATCACAGCTCCTTTACAACCTATTAGAATGTAGTGAAACGTAAAATTAACAGCATTCCTCTTTAATATCACTGAGAACGTTTAACGCATTATCGGTCAAGTGAATATTTTTGGTAACTTATAAACCCTCGAAAAATCCTTTCATAAATTCAACAAACTCAAGAAGCAAATGATTTAGAAAACATCATTAAAATCAATAGACATTTTAATGAGCACCTAATCCTTTGATTCAATTTTCatccaatataaaatttaaaatcaaatatgaaaggATATTAATAGGAAAACAATCTGCAATTGAGAGCAGAGTTCCCTAAATTGTGAACCTGATACCCTCCAAAAGATTTATGCTTCTAAAGAGATTAATTCATTTCAATGATAGCAATCAAACATCCAATAAGGatcgttttttcatttttatttacagagATGAACTTTAAACTCCTAAACATTATATTGATGGTCTCTTATAAAAGGAAGACAGTTGGCCTTCTTTAAGGCAAGTGACTATTTTGGGTACTTCCTAATTTGGCTATTTAAGCCAAAATATTAAAGgtaaaacaatttgtttttgaaatgaagtcctaatatgaaatattagtgATTTCTCGATAAAGGggtaaaagaaattattaatctCTATTCAAAGAGGAATGCTGGACTATGAGTGTGCCTAAGGAATCAATGAGACAGGCCACGTCCTGAGCAAGTGTTTCTATTCTCAAATCCTTGTCATCCTGCGTCGTTGTCTCTCCATGACCACGCAAATCCAATGCAACAATTCGCACTCCAACCAATTTAACAAGCTCCTTCGAAAATACGCTCCATGTGAGTCCGGAGTATCCACCACCATGCAGCAAAACCAACGTTGCTCCTCCCGTTTCATCCCCAGACAATGAGTCACATTCGTAGATATTGAATTTTCCCGTCGGAATCTCAATCACGCGAGAGGTTTGGAAGTACGAACTCCAATGCTCTGGTTTAGTCGAACGTCTTCCAGAATTCGGTCGACGAGATCCACCACCACTTCCACCACCTGGAGGAGGCAACCCAGATTTCCCCATAGCCATCCGTCGCTGTAGGTCCGACATTCTCAAAGTGACAAGTACCCTTCGATTTAACAACAATGCAAAGATAAATAACTGATAACTGATATTGATATAGTTTGAAAGGCAATACAACGGAACCTTTCTATTTTCTGCTGCTATTTATTACTCCTTCTTTCTTGCTATTAGCTAGCAAATCTTTAGctattaatgattataatatgtacataaatattgaccggagaaaagaatagaaaaagagGATAGTGGACGTACATTAGCATATCCTCCTCAGCtccttctttcatttttgtCTGTATTTGCtgataattattacatattactgatatataaataatataaattttaaaatatttcttcaaattagaGGAGACTAAGATAAGTTGAGCAGGTTTTTACAAGTACGTTCACTGTGctaatactttttgtttttatatcatttttttttctataaatacattaaaaccTTAATTTACGAATATGTCTGCACTGCTGAAATCAATATCTACATAAGCATTTTTGTGCTAAATAATATCTCTGGTCTGATGTAAAAATTGCCAACTTGCTCCATGATTGAGGTAAGTTGATCACCATGGATGGGCAAGAtgatcattctttaaaaaaaaaaatcacgcaCACATGTAACTAGTAACAAACacatagtaataaataaataattttaaaatggggaatactttttttattttattctctaaCTATTGGAAGGTATGTATGTTAAGGTatcccataaaattaaaagtaattttcaaaaatgcataccccctcccccctttttttatttgaattcagCTAGTCaaatatgggaaaaaaatcTCCAAGATAACGATAACAGCTACCGACGAGAGTTTAAAGTCAATTTGATTGTAGGGGGGACCggaaaatttgaattcaaataaagattacacaaaaagtactgatcaaaattgtattttaactcGTTTCACCATTAGTAAATAGAGGTATGTCTGTTGTGTAAAACTTTGGGTCgtctaatttgaagtatctcTAAGTAATTCAGTAAAACGTGTTTCAACTTTAACCGGTCCACCCTATTCTATATAAAGTGATAATGTTGAGTTTATCtttcagaattgataaataatagtacTCCATTTCATATACtaggattatttttacttaataacgcaataaataatttttttttgatatattttcttttaagtgttttattttatattccgGATACACCTTTTGATGTTCATGAACCCAACGTAGTAGAAATGGCTTTTGTTCCTCATCCGCTCTAATTCAACAATGGAAGTCTGTCTTAAACTTTTGAAGTATATCTCAGTTGTAACCTTAACTGCACTAAGCATTGACAAT from Lepeophtheirus salmonis chromosome 1, UVic_Lsal_1.4, whole genome shotgun sequence includes these protein-coding regions:
- the LOC121118838 gene encoding protein phosphatase methylesterase 1 isoform X1 codes for the protein MLSAVKVTTEIYFKSLRQTSIVELERMRNKSHFYYVGFMNIKRVLVTLRMSDLQRRMAMGKSGLPPPGGGSGGGSRRPNSGRRSTKPEHWSSYFQTSRVIEIPTGKFNIYECDSLSGDETGGATLVLLHGGGYSGLTWSVFSKELVKLVGVRIVALDLRGHGETTTQDDKDLRIETLAQDVACLIDSLGCKGAVILAGHSMGGAIAVHTASYLKEAVLSGLVVIDVVEGTALEALGSMQSFLRGRPDRFYSLPYAVEWSVRSGQTRNFESACVSMPGQLKNIQTNEPATKSITPDSSKEDESKKRLPPLRAANSIAEEDENGESQPSAIFSSPASTPSQEPEYTWRIDLSKTENNWPGWFEGLSSKFLSVSAAKMLLLAGVDRLDKDLTVGQMQGKFQMQILPQAGHAVHEDVPDRVAEVLATFLIRHKFSQALSEFKPSFPAC
- the LOC121118838 gene encoding protein phosphatase methylesterase 1 isoform X2, which gives rise to MLMVLVTLRMSDLQRRMAMGKSGLPPPGGGSGGGSRRPNSGRRSTKPEHWSSYFQTSRVIEIPTGKFNIYECDSLSGDETGGATLVLLHGGGYSGLTWSVFSKELVKLVGVRIVALDLRGHGETTTQDDKDLRIETLAQDVACLIDSLGCKGAVILAGHSMGGAIAVHTASYLKEAVLSGLVVIDVVEGTALEALGSMQSFLRGRPDRFYSLPYAVEWSVRSGQTRNFESACVSMPGQLKNIQTNEPATKSITPDSSKEDESKKRLPPLRAANSIAEEDENGESQPSAIFSSPASTPSQEPEYTWRIDLSKTENNWPGWFEGLSSKFLSVSAAKMLLLAGVDRLDKDLTVGQMQGKFQMQILPQAGHAVHEDVPDRVAEVLATFLIRHKFSQALSEFKPSFPAC
- the LOC121118838 gene encoding protein phosphatase methylesterase 1 isoform X3; protein product: MSDLQRRMAMGKSGLPPPGGGSGGGSRRPNSGRRSTKPEHWSSYFQTSRVIEIPTGKFNIYECDSLSGDETGGATLVLLHGGGYSGLTWSVFSKELVKLVGVRIVALDLRGHGETTTQDDKDLRIETLAQDVACLIDSLGCKGAVILAGHSMGGAIAVHTASYLKEAVLSGLVVIDVVEGTALEALGSMQSFLRGRPDRFYSLPYAVEWSVRSGQTRNFESACVSMPGQLKNIQTNEPATKSITPDSSKEDESKKRLPPLRAANSIAEEDENGESQPSAIFSSPASTPSQEPEYTWRIDLSKTENNWPGWFEGLSSKFLSVSAAKMLLLAGVDRLDKDLTVGQMQGKFQMQILPQAGHAVHEDVPDRVAEVLATFLIRHKFSQALSEFKPSFPAC